The segment TTTATACCAATTCTAAACCGGATTAGTCATCTTACAAAAAAAGGCTTTTGTAGAGTTTTCCGTGTTTTATATCACCGGATGGTTTTATATCGGCTATTTTTGAGCTTTTGCCGTGTTTTAAAATATCTATTATGCGCCTGAGGGACTCCTCAATAAGCTCTTCAATCATATGACGCGGAGGCGTGTATGAATAAGGCATATGGCCCTCTACAATATTTATAACCCCGCCTGTAGCAAGTAGCGACATAAAAAGAAGGCTTTTGTAAATCCTCTTATTTATCTTAAAAGACAAAAATAGTTTACAAATAGAATTCTCTAAAAAAAGATCATTGCGCTTTTGCACACTCTTTTTAATAGCTACAGCCTGAAGCCAGTACTTTCTGTTGATAAAGCTGTCTGCTTTGAGTTCATAGAGGGTATGTTCTATATTTTTACTTTCTCTGGTCAAAATATCGTGGGCAACGGTGTCTGCTGCAAGATGGGAAAGGTACCCACATGCAAAAGCCTTTTGTTGTGAGGTTTTAGCTCCCTCAATAAGTCTGAAACCGAAATCCCACGAATGGGAACTCTTTTCCTGCGGCAGATACTTTTTCCCCAACACTATATCTGCTATTATGTTGCCATAGAGAAAATCTTCTTTAAAACGATTAATCACAGCGCTGACAGCGGGCGGCAGAAGAAATGAAAAAAACAATACTTCATTTGCCAGATACGTATGGGTCAAAGGCCCCCAAGCATAACAGACAGATGGAAACAGCATAAAAACAATCAGGTAAAAAAACTTGAGCATCTTGTTAAGTGTACTATATTTGAGTAAAAAAGTCTATAAATAAATTTGACCCGAAATCCGATATAGAAAAACCGATAGCCCGCTAAAAGTGGATTTTGAGCAGAAAATTATATCGGATTTCGGGTGGCTCAGTGTAATAGAAAAGTGAAAATGTCCGGTTTTTAGCAAAACAAAAATGACACACAATCACTCCAGTTATGTTATTTTAAGTTATCGTAGTCGATTTATATTAAGAGATAAAGAGGCGGGGATGCATCAGCAACTTGACTTAACATTAAGAAAACTATTTAAGGATATACCGGTTGGGTTACTTAAATTTTTAACCGGATTTGATACGGGGAAATTTCTTGATGTAGCACTTGTTGATATTCAGTATCGGTTTCCTGACTTGATTGTAGAGCTGCCTGATGGCAGTATTTTACACATCGAAATTCAGAGCACTAACGACAGTACGATGTTGATGCGGATGTATCTTTACTCTGCCCTGATTTTTAGCCAGTTTGGGGTATTACCCAGGCAAATTGTTTTATATGTAGGCAATAAGCCTCACAACATGAAGACC is part of the Nitrospirae bacterium YQR-1 genome and harbors:
- a CDS encoding zinc dependent phospholipase C family protein, which produces MTHTYLANEVLFFSFLLPPAVSAVINRFKEDFLYGNIIADIVLGKKYLPQEKSSHSWDFGFRLIEGAKTSQQKAFACGYLSHLAADTVAHDILTRESKNIEHTLYELKADSFINRKYWLQAVAIKKSVQKRNDLFLENSICKLFLSFKINKRIYKSLLFMSLLATGGVINIVEGHMPYSYTPPRHMIEELIEESLRRIIDILKHGKSSKIADIKPSGDIKHGKLYKSLFL